One Pseudorasbora parva isolate DD20220531a chromosome 8, ASM2467924v1, whole genome shotgun sequence DNA window includes the following coding sequences:
- the LOC137084968 gene encoding uncharacterized protein isoform X1 — protein MYAPVSDIPEEILSNFWRTCEISERARQKGLQYAFEGYIHDIICTRLEKNLIKIEAKAYRSQRKQQPPHTLTIQMGNTQIEEQLCSCTAGAPGYCSHVVGLIYALDLARGQDAELSHTSTTQTKSSCTSLPQQWHKPRGSKIRAVPISSVVVAKANENRKRRPIDCRYSGSRTFSVTEDKIALLKRQTGGPISYLVNRPPVDITVGGERYPLGSGLSHQLPLLESAGTPFADQPSNDFPDFPLPTQPPHFCAVLHEENMCNYRKLTITPSQSLALERETRQQDTNHIWHLARAPRLTSSVFKTICSRRADFDTLAVRIKGTSKIQTKAMRRGVELEPVAAQQYSNVTGNLVYPCGFVVNPHAPHLGTSPDRKVIDGTSFGLLEIKCPAKNSCQDCPYLQRQADGGYKLKETNAY, from the exons atgTATGCGCCGGTGTCAGACATTCCTGAGGAAATACTAAGCAATTTTTGGCGAACATGTGAAATATCTGAGAGAGCCAGGCAAAAGGGACTGCAGTATGCATTTGAGGGATATATCCACGACATAATATGTACCCGATTAGAAAAGAATTTAATCAAAATTGAAGCCAAAGCCTACAGATCCCAGCGCAAGCAGCAGCCGCCTCATACTCTGACCATTCAAATGGGAAACACACAAATTGAGGAACAGTTATGTTCATGCACAGCAGG CGCGCCAGGCTACTGCTCACACGTCGTGGGGCTAATCTACGCCTTGGACCTGGCAAGAGGCCAAGATGCTGAGCTGAGCCATACATCAACAACACAAACAAAGTCCTCCTGCACGAGTCTACCACAGCAGTGGCACAAGCCAAGGGGTAGCAAAATAAGGGCAGTACCAATATCATCGGTAGTTGTCGCTAAAGCCAACGAAAACCGTAAGCGGCGACCAATCGACTGTCGGTATTCAGGAAGCAG GACCTTCTCAGTTACAGAGGATAAAATTGCTTTATTAAAAAGGCAGACAGGAGGACCCATCAGCTACTTGGTAAACAGACCCCCTGTTGACATAACTGTAGGAGGAGAGAGATACCCACTAGGAAGTGGTTTGAGCCATCAG CTTCCTCTCCTTGAATCAGCAGGAACACCATTTGCGGACCAGCCGTCAAACGACTTCCCAGATTTCCCTCTACCAACACAACCGCCACATTTCTGTGCAGTGCTGCATGAAGAAAACATGTGCAATTACAGAAAATTGACAATCACACCATCCCAGTCTTTAGCTTTAGAAAGAGAGACCAGACAACAAGATACAAATCACATCTGGCATCTTGCCCGGGCTCCCCGACTAACATCAAGTGTGTTCAAGACAATATGCTCTAGGAGAGCTGACTTTGACACCTTGGCTGTGAGAATCAAGGGCACATCCAAAATCCAGACCAAAGCAATGAGGAGAGGGGTAGAGCTAGAACCTGTGGCAGCTCAGCAGTACTCAAACGTAACAGGTAATCTGGTATACCCTTGCGGCTTTGTAGTGAACCCCCATGCTCCACACCTTGGCACATCCCCAGACAGGAAGGTCATAGATGGTACAAGCTTTGGCCTTTTGGAAATTAAATGCCCAGCAAAGAACAGCTGCCAAGACTGTCCCTATCTCCAAAGACAGGCAGATGGTGGTTACAAGCTAAAGGAGACCAACGCATATTAG
- the LOC137084968 gene encoding uncharacterized protein isoform X2, producing MYAPVSDIPEEILSNFWRTCEISERARQKGLQYAFEGYIHDIICTRLEKNLIKIEAKAYRSQRKQQPPHTLTIQMGNTQIEEQLCSCTAGAPGYCSHVVGLIYALDLARGQDAELSHTSTTQTKSSCTSLPQQWHKPRGSKIRAVPISSVVVAKANENRKRRPIDCRYSGSRTFSVTEDKIALLKRQTGGPISYLVNRPPVDITVGGERYPLGSGLSHQGSAPRQRYLP from the exons atgTATGCGCCGGTGTCAGACATTCCTGAGGAAATACTAAGCAATTTTTGGCGAACATGTGAAATATCTGAGAGAGCCAGGCAAAAGGGACTGCAGTATGCATTTGAGGGATATATCCACGACATAATATGTACCCGATTAGAAAAGAATTTAATCAAAATTGAAGCCAAAGCCTACAGATCCCAGCGCAAGCAGCAGCCGCCTCATACTCTGACCATTCAAATGGGAAACACACAAATTGAGGAACAGTTATGTTCATGCACAGCAGG CGCGCCAGGCTACTGCTCACACGTCGTGGGGCTAATCTACGCCTTGGACCTGGCAAGAGGCCAAGATGCTGAGCTGAGCCATACATCAACAACACAAACAAAGTCCTCCTGCACGAGTCTACCACAGCAGTGGCACAAGCCAAGGGGTAGCAAAATAAGGGCAGTACCAATATCATCGGTAGTTGTCGCTAAAGCCAACGAAAACCGTAAGCGGCGACCAATCGACTGTCGGTATTCAGGAAGCAG GACCTTCTCAGTTACAGAGGATAAAATTGCTTTATTAAAAAGGCAGACAGGAGGACCCATCAGCTACTTGGTAAACAGACCCCCTGTTGACATAACTGTAGGAGGAGAGAGATACCCACTAGGAAGTGGTTTGAGCCATCAG GGCAGTGCACCACGTCAGCGTTATCTTCCTTGA
- the si:ch73-311h14.2 gene encoding uncharacterized protein si:ch73-311h14.2 — translation MPKRCAYGLCRSDTRYPKSLDGGVEFFPFPKPKTQGEKCRAWIKQCGRPHSQLNVDRINKNTYVCSKHFVNPRPTTEYPNPIVALPVLVSRREHQGACRRSPRKRKPAPQTQQEASTSNSPEDTFHSPSQQSDYTNEEHDRGDHGEELRTLQDTLANHKQDIINLKLQLDTKDGQLHHLKKELLFAHTSNALNPEILNQSHVPDYFHYCTGFSYEQFNSLCEFVNIPTDPSAPQTHIPLSYNRVNNEIKQISLRTQLLLTLMKLRQNLDHKDLAFRFNIRLQSVSTLINSWVDYMYESLGKLSIWPCRDVISENMPAKFKEEFPNTFAILDCTELKIQRPSSLVLQSQTYSTYKSTNTLKSLVACDPRGAVIYVSALFTGAISDKEIFNECNILDILKGYIQCGYLNVGDGLMVDKGFLIEKEVEKIGLQLNIPPFARANRQMPHADVKMTKRIAKHRVHVERAIAKIKKFKIVSGQIPISRLVNINQIWYVVSMLSNFQPHIIRD, via the exons ATGCCGAAGCGTTGTGCATATGGATTGTGCCGATCTGATACCCGGTATCCTAAAAGTTTGGACGGTGGGGTGGAATTTtttcccttccctaaacctaaaACCCAGGGAGAGAAATGCCGAGCGTGGATCAAGCAGTGTGGAAGGCCCCATTCACAACTAAATGTTGACAGGATCAACAAAAATACCTACGTTTGCTCCAAG catTTTGTTAATCCACGGCCTACCACTGAGTACCCCAATCCGATCGTGGCTCTCCCGGTGTTAGTTTCCAGAAGGGAGCATCAGGGGGCTTGCCGGAGATCTCCAAGGAAAAG GAAGCCAGCACCTCAAACTCAGCAGGAAGCCAGCACATCAAACTCCCCCGAGGACACATTTCACAGTCCATCACAACAGAGTGACTATACCAATG AAGAACATGATAGGGGTGACCATGGAGAGGAACTGAGAACTCTGCAGGACACATTAGCCAATCACAAGCAGGATATCATAAATCTGAAGCTTCAACTTGACACAAAGGATGGCCAACTCCATCATCTTAAAAAGGAACTTCTGTTTGCACACACCTCAAATGCTCTAAACCCAGAGATTTTAAACCAAAGCCACGTGCCTGATTATTTCCACTACTGCACAGGGTTTTCTTATGAGCAATTTAACAGCTTGTGTGAATTTGTTAACATTCCAACTGACCCAAGTGcaccacaaacacacattccACTCTCATATAATCGTGTCAATAATGAGATCAAACAAATTTCACTGCGTACTCAATTGTTACTGACCTTAATGAAATTAAGACAAAATTTGGACCACAAAGACCTAGCCTTCAGATTTAACATCCGTTTACAGAGTGTCAGCACACTGATCAACTCCTGGGTGGACTATATGTATGAGAGTCTTGGCAAATTGTCTATTTGGCCATGCAGGGATGTTATTTCTGAGAACATGCCAGCTAAATTTAAGGAAGAATTTCCAAATACTTTCGCCATCTTAGACTGCACTGAACTTAAGATTCAGAGACCAAGCTCACTAGTCTTACAGAGTCAGACTTACTCCACCTACAAGTCTACAAACACCCTTAAGTCTCTAGTGGCCTGTGATCCACGTGGTGCAGTTATTTATGTTTCTGCTCTCTTCACTGGAGCAATTTCTGACAAAGAaattttcaatgagtgtaacATCCTTGATATTTTGAAGGGTTACATTCAGTGTGGTTATCTCAATGTAGGAGATGGCTTGATGGTTGATAAAGGCTTTCTAATAGAGAAGGAAGTTGAGAAGATTGGTTTGCAACTTAACATTCCACCTTTTGCAAGAGCAAACAGACAGATGCCACATGCAGATGTTAAAATGACCAAAAGAATAGCCAAGCACAGGGTTCATGTTGAAAGAGCTATTGCAAAgattaaaaagtttaaaattgtGTCAGGCCAAATCCCGATTTCCCGGCTTGTGAACATAAATCAAATATGGTATGTAGTCAGCATGCTGTCTAACTTCCAGCCACATATTATCAGAGATTAA